One segment of Arthrobacter sp. MMS18-M83 DNA contains the following:
- the pyrR gene encoding bifunctional pyr operon transcriptional regulator/uracil phosphoribosyltransferase PyrR, with product MTEVTAPVPSRVVLNHADIDRALTRIAHEILEANKGSQDLVLLGIPRRGYPLAVRLAEKIAAADPSVNASAIVGQLDVTMFRDDLSHQPARPPYPTRLPLSGVDNKVVVLIDDVLYSGRTIRAALDAIIDLGRPRIVRLAVLVDRGHRELPIRADHVGKNLPTSSSEKVRVHLEELDSVDGQPVNEVVIEAGA from the coding sequence ATGACTGAAGTCACTGCGCCGGTGCCGTCCCGGGTTGTCCTCAACCACGCGGATATTGACCGTGCGCTCACTCGTATCGCCCACGAGATCCTCGAGGCCAACAAGGGCTCCCAGGATCTGGTTCTTTTGGGCATCCCACGCCGCGGCTATCCGCTGGCTGTGCGGCTGGCAGAAAAGATCGCCGCCGCGGATCCGTCCGTCAACGCCTCGGCAATCGTCGGTCAGCTGGACGTCACCATGTTCAGGGACGATCTTTCCCACCAGCCTGCCAGGCCCCCTTATCCCACAAGGCTGCCTCTGTCCGGCGTCGACAACAAGGTTGTTGTCCTCATCGACGATGTCCTGTACTCCGGCCGCACCATCCGTGCCGCCCTCGACGCCATCATCGACCTCGGCCGGCCCCGCATCGTTCGCCTCGCAGTGCTCGTGGACCGCGGCCATCGCGAGTTGCCCATCCGCGCGGACCACGTAGGCAAGAACCTGCCAACGTCTTCCTCGGAGAAAGTCCGGGTCCACTTGGAAGAACTCGATTCGGTGGACGGTCAGCCCGTCAATGAAGTAGTGATCGAGGCCGGCGCGTGA
- a CDS encoding aspartate carbamoyltransferase catalytic subunit, which produces MKHLLSTENLSAANAIRILDTAEEMAAVGDREVKKLPALRGRTVVNLFFEDSTRTRISFEAAAKRLSADVINFAAKGSSVSKGESLKDTAQTLAAMGADAVVIRHWASGAPHRLAATDWIDAAVINAGDGTHEHPTQALLDAFTMRRHWSKLRGSASTGANLTGMRVAIAGDVLHSRVARSNVWLLRTLGAEVTLVAPPTLLPIGVEHWPCKVSYNLDETLEGGVDAIMMLRVQGERMNASFFPSTREYSRRWGFDDARLRALDELGLKDTIIMHPGPMNRGLEISSAAADSPRSTVLAQVRNGVSVRMAALYLLLSGDTREAATTPGSARSDKESN; this is translated from the coding sequence GTGAAACACCTGCTCTCCACGGAGAACCTCAGCGCCGCGAACGCCATCCGGATCCTGGACACCGCCGAAGAGATGGCCGCGGTGGGGGACCGGGAAGTCAAGAAGCTCCCCGCTTTGCGCGGCCGCACAGTGGTCAACCTCTTCTTCGAGGACTCCACCCGCACCCGTATTTCCTTCGAGGCGGCTGCTAAGCGGCTTTCCGCCGACGTCATCAACTTCGCGGCCAAGGGTTCTTCGGTATCAAAGGGTGAGTCCCTCAAGGACACCGCGCAGACCCTTGCCGCGATGGGCGCCGACGCGGTGGTCATTCGTCACTGGGCCTCGGGTGCACCGCATCGCTTGGCTGCCACCGACTGGATCGACGCTGCCGTCATCAACGCCGGCGACGGGACGCACGAGCACCCCACCCAGGCCCTTCTGGACGCCTTCACGATGCGCCGGCACTGGTCCAAGCTGAGAGGTTCGGCGTCCACGGGCGCAAATCTCACGGGTATGCGCGTCGCGATCGCCGGCGACGTCCTGCACTCCCGGGTCGCCCGTTCAAACGTGTGGCTGCTGCGCACCCTTGGTGCGGAAGTAACCCTGGTGGCTCCACCCACCTTGCTGCCGATCGGCGTCGAACACTGGCCGTGCAAGGTCAGTTACAACCTTGACGAGACACTCGAAGGCGGCGTAGACGCGATAATGATGCTTCGCGTCCAGGGTGAGCGCATGAATGCTTCCTTCTTCCCTTCGACGCGCGAGTATTCGCGCCGTTGGGGCTTCGACGATGCCCGCCTCCGGGCCCTCGACGAACTCGGGCTCAAGGACACCATCATCATGCACCCCGGCCCCATGAACCGCGGACTGGAAATATCCTCCGCCGCCGCCGATTCGCCCCGCTCCACCGTGCTGGCCCAGGTCCGCAACGGTGTTTCGGTCCGGATGGCCGCCCTGTACCTGCTGCTCTCGGGGGACACCCGGGAAGCCGCCACTACACCGGGCTCCGCCCGTTCCGACAAGGAGAGCAACTGA
- a CDS encoding glycosyltransferase has product MSQSEPETAYVLKMYPRFSETFIVSEILAREAAGERISIFSLRPPTGPRFHPELARVQAPVSYIDRPHKSEDLWDIFRSAEKAGIGHAVAGAFNELTGTDPDDAAQALQLAIALQQRNIGHLHAHFGSIAANVARLASLLTRVPYSFTAHAADIFRESNDGEHLRIKLEQAHHAITISQYNLSYLRRRFPGATDRLHLVRNGLELERFPYEAPRPVGEIVRIAAVGRLVEKKGFEYLLAAAAELLEGGFRLEVRIAGDGQLADDLQRTIDHRNLRASVRLLGAQTQDQVRSLLRSADVFVAPCVIGQDGNVDGLPTVLLEAMAIGVPCIGTDVTGIPEVIRDRHTGILVPPGNGHRLAEAVREICGPEIDRSALTRNARRLIEQNYDSRQQAVELRALSMARKQVA; this is encoded by the coding sequence ATGTCGCAATCTGAACCGGAAACGGCTTATGTTCTCAAGATGTATCCGCGTTTCTCTGAGACGTTCATCGTCTCCGAGATTTTGGCACGGGAGGCCGCCGGAGAAAGGATCAGCATTTTTTCATTGCGGCCACCCACAGGCCCCCGCTTCCACCCGGAACTGGCCAGGGTCCAAGCACCCGTAAGCTACATCGACCGGCCCCATAAGTCCGAGGATCTCTGGGACATTTTTCGAAGTGCCGAGAAAGCGGGGATCGGCCACGCAGTGGCCGGGGCCTTCAACGAGTTGACCGGGACGGACCCGGACGACGCGGCCCAGGCGCTCCAACTCGCCATCGCCCTGCAGCAACGCAATATTGGGCATTTACACGCCCACTTCGGTTCGATTGCCGCCAATGTGGCGAGGCTTGCTTCATTGTTGACCCGGGTCCCCTACTCGTTCACCGCCCACGCAGCGGACATCTTCCGTGAATCGAACGACGGCGAGCACTTGCGGATCAAGCTGGAACAGGCCCACCACGCAATAACGATCAGTCAATACAATCTCAGCTACCTGCGGCGCCGCTTCCCCGGGGCAACGGACCGCCTGCATCTGGTACGCAATGGCTTGGAACTGGAGCGCTTCCCTTATGAGGCACCACGTCCGGTAGGAGAGATCGTCCGGATCGCCGCAGTCGGAAGGCTGGTGGAAAAGAAAGGCTTTGAATATCTGCTGGCCGCTGCCGCCGAGCTTCTGGAAGGGGGCTTCCGGCTGGAGGTGAGGATCGCCGGGGACGGGCAACTCGCCGACGACCTTCAACGGACCATCGACCACCGCAATCTCCGCGCGTCGGTCCGCCTTCTGGGAGCCCAGACCCAGGATCAGGTCAGATCCCTCCTAAGATCCGCCGACGTGTTTGTCGCACCCTGCGTCATCGGCCAGGACGGGAACGTGGATGGGCTGCCCACCGTCCTCCTTGAGGCGATGGCCATCGGTGTGCCGTGCATCGGCACCGATGTGACGGGAATCCCGGAGGTCATCAGGGACCGCCACACAGGGATCCTGGTTCCCCCAGGCAATGGGCACCGGCTGGCCGAGGCCGTACGCGAGATCTGTGGACCTGAAATTGACCGTTCGGCCCTCACGCGAAACGCACGCAGGCTCATCGAACAGAACTACGATTCGAGGCAGCAGGCAGTCGAGCTTCGTGCGCTGTCAATGGCGCGGAAGCAGGTTGCCTGA
- a CDS encoding glycosyltransferase family protein, translating into MEPLRIVLYSHDSLGLGHVRRNLALAHSLTTHLPALIGREVTGVLISGTAVAPGFAVPAGWDWVLLPGVDKGPAGYKPRNLALTMTELVSLRAAVLSGVLAGFRPDLIVVDRHATGIHGELESALREARSAGPVRIVLGLREILDSPVPAMAEWARLGGPGVIKGIFDAIWIYGDPSIHDPVAAGEIPFSLRRLIQFTGYLAEGRPTGSATTCMRGPYCLTTVGGGSDGHQLALIAAATPLPPGLGHLIVTGPQMPAKQVLDIRHRANPGTKVLTTVDDVIHHMRHAAAVISMGGYNSVCEIMSTDVPALIVPRTLARAEQRIRAHSLARAGFVDVHEISSLTPDILHDWLLRRAGTAIDRSGIRLDGLSCLPRLAAALFDPALERINLRPAKKMKAEVGNVAI; encoded by the coding sequence GTGGAACCGCTACGGATTGTCTTGTATTCGCACGACTCGCTGGGACTTGGCCACGTCCGTCGAAATCTCGCCTTGGCACATTCCCTGACGACCCACTTGCCTGCCCTCATCGGACGGGAAGTCACAGGTGTGCTGATCTCCGGTACGGCCGTTGCCCCTGGATTTGCCGTTCCGGCGGGCTGGGACTGGGTTCTGCTGCCCGGAGTGGATAAGGGTCCGGCGGGCTACAAGCCCCGGAATTTGGCCTTGACCATGACCGAACTGGTGTCGCTGCGTGCCGCGGTGTTATCCGGGGTCTTGGCCGGCTTCAGGCCCGATCTGATCGTGGTGGATCGACACGCCACTGGAATCCACGGGGAACTCGAAAGTGCGCTGCGCGAAGCACGTTCTGCCGGGCCGGTGAGAATCGTCCTGGGATTGCGGGAAATCCTCGACTCCCCCGTCCCGGCAATGGCCGAATGGGCCCGGCTTGGAGGTCCCGGCGTGATCAAGGGGATTTTCGACGCGATTTGGATCTACGGTGATCCGTCGATACACGATCCAGTGGCGGCCGGTGAAATCCCCTTCTCACTCCGCCGCCTGATTCAATTCACTGGATATCTCGCCGAGGGACGACCCACGGGATCTGCGACGACGTGCATGCGGGGGCCTTACTGTTTAACCACCGTTGGCGGCGGTTCCGACGGTCACCAATTGGCCCTTATCGCAGCGGCCACTCCCCTGCCTCCGGGCTTGGGGCATCTCATAGTCACAGGCCCGCAGATGCCGGCCAAGCAGGTCCTGGACATACGTCACCGGGCTAATCCAGGCACAAAGGTCCTCACCACGGTCGACGACGTCATCCACCACATGCGGCACGCCGCAGCCGTGATCTCGATGGGCGGGTACAACAGCGTCTGCGAAATCATGAGCACCGATGTTCCGGCTCTGATCGTCCCGCGCACTTTGGCGCGCGCCGAACAGAGGATCAGGGCGCACTCGCTAGCCCGCGCCGGGTTCGTGGACGTTCATGAAATCAGTAGCCTCACTCCGGACATTCTCCATGACTGGTTGCTCAGGAGGGCGGGGACCGCCATTGACCGGAGTGGTATCCGCTTGGACGGTTTGTCCTGCCTTCCCCGGCTTGCCGCGGCCCTGTTCGATCCGGCACTCGAGCGGATCAACCTCCGCCCGGCGAAGAAGATGAAAGCCGAGGTAGGCAATGTCGCAATCTGA
- a CDS encoding sensor histidine kinase, whose amino-acid sequence MPVLIDAVGEKWGGPMPRVWRMRVMGWRGTDSAAPSSSHLRITAGNVWNGVQSKVRSVRFLVLAMMLLMMLASLVLTGVVTFVVSFTELNNRVDQSLSDKAQNVEKIARARSSAVGATSISQLRSAAHEIDPGRHEVIAAFVDGHLDWKVEGNPDDPVLPESLYGPVLNMADPARAVVGSLGADKDRMRLTIRPVSLGAGGSQSFFLIGRDTSDQEERILSSIRTYTMVSGGALLATGLIGTVFAGRLLRPLRRMREATEVVSHDDLSQRVDERSRADDVSQLAHKFNLMLERLDAGAQEQHRFIDDVGHELRTPLTILRGHLELMSDDDPSDVAETRALLLDELSRMQRLVDDLLLLANAQRPEFVRREELDVARFTDEVMEKIRVLANRQWKVDEQCDAVVNADPQRLTQALVQLAANAVKYTDDEATIALGCRVEPGVVGEGGVSSPETLAVWVRDTGIGIEVRDQERIFERFGRVETGRGEAGAGLGLAIVTAIAEAHSGRVTVNSAPGQGSTFTLHLPLMSEAAAS is encoded by the coding sequence ATGCCGGTGTTGATCGATGCTGTTGGTGAAAAATGGGGTGGGCCAATGCCTCGAGTTTGGCGCATGCGCGTCATGGGGTGGCGCGGTACGGACTCCGCGGCTCCGTCAAGTTCCCATCTTCGTATCACTGCCGGAAACGTTTGGAACGGCGTTCAGTCCAAGGTGCGGTCGGTCCGCTTCCTGGTGTTGGCCATGATGCTCCTCATGATGCTTGCCAGCCTCGTCCTGACTGGAGTCGTGACGTTCGTGGTGTCCTTCACGGAACTGAATAACCGCGTTGATCAGAGTCTTTCCGACAAAGCACAGAATGTGGAAAAAATTGCCCGCGCCCGATCATCAGCGGTTGGCGCCACGTCGATCTCCCAGCTCCGGTCAGCGGCACACGAAATCGATCCCGGCAGGCACGAAGTGATAGCGGCATTCGTCGACGGGCACCTGGATTGGAAAGTAGAGGGCAACCCGGATGACCCTGTGCTCCCGGAATCCCTGTACGGCCCGGTCCTCAACATGGCGGACCCGGCACGCGCCGTCGTCGGAAGCCTGGGCGCGGACAAGGACCGGATGCGGCTGACGATCCGGCCGGTGAGCCTCGGCGCTGGTGGAAGCCAGTCATTCTTCCTGATCGGCAGGGATACGTCGGACCAGGAGGAGAGAATCCTTTCCTCGATCCGGACCTACACGATGGTTTCCGGCGGGGCGTTGCTCGCGACTGGCCTGATCGGCACCGTTTTCGCCGGGCGCCTTCTCCGTCCCCTGCGCCGGATGCGCGAAGCAACCGAAGTAGTCAGCCACGACGACCTAAGCCAGCGTGTGGACGAGCGGTCCCGGGCTGACGACGTATCCCAATTGGCTCACAAGTTCAATCTGATGCTTGAACGGCTCGACGCGGGCGCCCAAGAACAACACCGGTTCATCGACGACGTCGGGCATGAACTTCGTACGCCCTTGACCATCCTGCGTGGTCACTTGGAACTGATGTCGGATGACGACCCGTCGGACGTCGCCGAGACGCGGGCGCTCCTGCTCGATGAACTCTCCCGGATGCAAAGGTTGGTGGATGATCTCCTGTTGCTGGCCAATGCGCAGCGTCCGGAGTTTGTCAGGAGGGAGGAACTGGACGTGGCCCGCTTCACTGACGAGGTCATGGAAAAGATCCGCGTGCTCGCCAACAGGCAATGGAAAGTGGATGAACAGTGCGATGCCGTGGTGAATGCCGACCCGCAGCGTCTGACACAAGCGCTCGTCCAACTCGCGGCCAACGCCGTCAAGTACACCGATGATGAAGCCACAATAGCGTTGGGTTGCAGGGTTGAACCCGGAGTGGTCGGCGAAGGCGGGGTGTCCAGTCCCGAGACCCTGGCCGTTTGGGTCCGCGATACCGGCATAGGCATCGAGGTCCGGGACCAGGAGCGGATTTTTGAGCGGTTCGGCAGAGTCGAAACCGGTCGGGGCGAAGCGGGGGCCGGTCTCGGGCTTGCGATTGTCACGGCCATCGCCGAGGCACATTCGGGGCGGGTCACGGTGAATTCGGCCCCGGGCCAAGGATCTACATTTACGTTGCATCTTCCCTTGATGAGCGAGGCGGCCGCATCATGA
- a CDS encoding glycosyltransferase family 4 protein, whose amino-acid sequence MHVAYVCADEGVPVFGTKGSSVHVQEIVRAWRKKGATVTLYCTRLGTDRPDDLADLDVVEVAAGCAEGPARELALEDAAFALAARILHDGCELVYERYSLFSPVVSVVASVLGVPAVLEVNAPLIEEQARYRQLFDVERAESALGRNARAADVVACVSAPVVRWVHGRVPTARTVLTPNGVNVERIAARTGGRHHDGHLTVAFVGTLKPWHGVPELFQAVALANMREARRPSGPNRWAVKVIGDGPVRTTLEELATSLGLEAEFTGAVAPGSVPGLLHECDVAAAPYPVEEPGRDDYFSPLKVYEYMAAGMPIVATSVGQIPSILDHGRTGLLVPAGDPAAFAAALGVLAADPGLRDRLGTQAREQAEMRFSWDGVLSRITAALPAPRKVA is encoded by the coding sequence ATGCATGTGGCATACGTTTGCGCTGACGAAGGCGTGCCGGTGTTTGGCACCAAAGGATCGTCTGTCCATGTCCAGGAAATCGTACGCGCCTGGCGCAAGAAGGGGGCGACGGTAACGCTCTACTGCACCCGGCTGGGCACCGATCGTCCAGACGATCTGGCCGATCTCGACGTCGTCGAAGTTGCCGCCGGGTGCGCCGAAGGACCTGCGCGCGAGCTGGCCCTGGAAGACGCGGCATTCGCGCTCGCCGCCAGGATCCTTCACGACGGCTGCGAACTGGTTTACGAACGCTATTCGCTATTCAGCCCGGTGGTGTCTGTCGTGGCCAGCGTCCTCGGCGTCCCGGCCGTACTCGAAGTCAATGCCCCTCTTATTGAAGAACAAGCGCGGTACCGGCAACTCTTTGACGTGGAGCGGGCCGAAAGTGCCCTTGGACGCAACGCCCGGGCGGCGGACGTCGTGGCCTGCGTTTCAGCGCCCGTGGTCCGCTGGGTCCACGGCAGGGTACCTACCGCCAGGACTGTGTTGACTCCGAACGGCGTCAACGTCGAACGAATAGCCGCCCGTACGGGCGGACGTCACCACGACGGCCACCTCACGGTTGCGTTTGTCGGGACTTTGAAACCCTGGCACGGGGTTCCCGAGCTGTTTCAGGCTGTCGCACTGGCCAACATGCGCGAGGCCCGCCGCCCGAGCGGACCGAACCGCTGGGCCGTGAAAGTCATAGGCGATGGTCCAGTCCGGACCACACTTGAAGAGTTGGCAACCTCGCTGGGCTTGGAAGCGGAGTTTACCGGGGCCGTCGCACCCGGATCCGTGCCAGGGCTCCTTCACGAGTGCGATGTGGCCGCAGCTCCCTACCCCGTTGAGGAGCCCGGACGCGACGACTACTTTTCGCCGTTGAAAGTCTATGAATACATGGCTGCCGGAATGCCCATCGTGGCAACCTCGGTGGGACAGATCCCGTCCATTCTTGACCATGGACGCACGGGACTGCTGGTTCCGGCCGGCGATCCCGCAGCATTCGCCGCTGCCCTCGGCGTCCTTGCCGCCGATCCTGGCTTGCGAGATCGCCTGGGAACCCAGGCCCGTGAGCAGGCTGAAATGCGCTTCAGCTGGGACGGCGTGCTCTCGCGCATCACCGCGGCGTTGCCAGCCCCGCGAAAGGTGGCATGA
- a CDS encoding ABC transporter ATP-binding protein: protein MRPHLHGHRLLMVGGFTALAADVLFRLIEPWPVKLVIDAVSRSLGATLRRPGPSMDASLETLLLCGGAIVVIAIVRAIANYWSAISFALVGSRIAADLRAETFRHVQSLSMRHHTRASTGDTVQRLVGDVSRLQEVAVTAGLPLLGNVATLISMTIILLWLDPPLALVVFLATGVFGLLSRKSSGPITAAAGNSRKGEGTLATTAAQTLGAIREVQAYGLEDTISAGFRSSNQATLGTGVAALRLAASLERRTDVLIGLATAVVLAGGGWRALDHSITPGDLIVFLTYLKTGMKPLKDLAKQTGRIARATASGERVADLLDAQTDLPEAPNARALKSRNPDIVFENVFAGHGEGTTVLHGINLTIPCGEHLAILGPSGAGKSTLASLVLRMIDPSTGTVRVGGTDVKDLQIASVRSHVSILLQDSVLFGTTVRDNIRFGRLDATDDEIERAAALAQADGFIRELPDGYDTILGDAAKDLSGGQRQRLAIARAILRQAPIVILDEATAGLDPASRESILNALEALTRGRTSITITHDAHSARNCDRVIWLEDGRIIEEGQPADLLKDPASRFATWVEQQRDTRPDRMEVTA, encoded by the coding sequence GTGCGTCCGCATCTTCACGGCCATCGACTCCTGATGGTCGGAGGGTTCACCGCCTTGGCCGCAGACGTCCTCTTCCGCCTGATAGAACCATGGCCCGTGAAGCTGGTCATCGACGCCGTCTCCCGTTCCCTCGGCGCGACTCTGCGTAGGCCGGGCCCCAGCATGGACGCCAGTCTTGAAACTCTTTTGTTGTGCGGTGGAGCGATCGTGGTCATCGCCATCGTGCGTGCCATCGCCAACTACTGGTCCGCGATATCGTTCGCCCTTGTCGGCTCAAGGATTGCCGCGGATCTTCGAGCCGAGACCTTCCGTCACGTCCAGAGCCTATCCATGCGCCACCATACCCGTGCTTCGACCGGCGACACCGTCCAACGCCTTGTTGGAGATGTCTCGCGTCTTCAGGAAGTCGCCGTCACCGCCGGGTTGCCGCTGCTTGGCAACGTGGCCACGCTCATCTCCATGACGATCATCCTGCTATGGCTCGACCCGCCATTGGCACTCGTCGTCTTTCTAGCGACCGGCGTCTTTGGTCTCCTTTCGCGGAAAAGCTCCGGACCCATCACCGCTGCCGCCGGCAACTCCCGAAAAGGTGAAGGAACCCTGGCCACGACGGCCGCCCAGACGCTCGGCGCGATCCGGGAAGTCCAGGCCTACGGACTTGAGGACACGATCAGCGCGGGCTTCCGGTCCAGCAACCAGGCAACGCTGGGAACGGGGGTTGCCGCCCTCAGGCTCGCCGCCAGTCTTGAGCGTCGGACCGATGTTCTGATCGGCCTGGCAACGGCAGTCGTATTGGCCGGAGGGGGTTGGCGCGCATTGGACCACTCAATAACGCCGGGAGATTTGATCGTCTTCCTCACGTATTTGAAGACAGGAATGAAACCGCTGAAGGACCTGGCCAAGCAGACGGGCAGAATTGCCCGCGCCACTGCCTCCGGCGAGAGGGTCGCGGACCTCCTCGATGCGCAAACCGATCTTCCCGAGGCGCCCAACGCCCGCGCACTGAAGAGCCGGAACCCGGACATCGTCTTCGAAAACGTCTTCGCCGGCCACGGCGAAGGCACGACGGTACTGCACGGGATCAATCTAACGATTCCTTGCGGGGAGCACCTCGCCATCCTCGGACCATCCGGTGCCGGCAAATCCACCCTTGCCAGCCTTGTCCTTCGCATGATCGACCCGAGCACCGGCACGGTCAGGGTGGGAGGCACGGACGTCAAGGATCTCCAGATCGCTTCGGTACGCTCCCACGTGTCTATCCTGCTGCAGGACTCGGTCCTGTTCGGAACCACGGTGCGGGACAACATCCGGTTCGGCCGCCTCGACGCGACCGACGACGAAATCGAACGGGCAGCCGCCCTCGCCCAAGCCGATGGCTTCATCCGCGAGCTCCCCGATGGTTACGACACCATTCTGGGCGATGCTGCGAAGGATCTTTCCGGCGGGCAGCGTCAACGCCTCGCGATTGCCAGGGCCATCCTCAGACAGGCACCCATCGTCATCCTGGATGAGGCCACCGCCGGACTCGACCCCGCCTCCCGCGAATCGATCCTGAATGCCCTTGAAGCCCTCACCCGAGGTAGGACGTCAATCACCATCACCCACGACGCACACTCTGCGCGCAACTGCGACCGGGTTATCTGGCTCGAGGACGGTCGCATCATCGAAGAAGGCCAGCCGGCCGATCTGCTGAAGGACCCGGCGAGCCGATTCGCTACATGGGTTGAGCAGCAACGAGACACGCGACCAGACAGAATGGAGGTGACGGCATGA
- a CDS encoding response regulator transcription factor, which translates to MSRILIAEDEARISTFMEKGLRAAGHTPSVVADGITALDYATSGQFDLLILDAGLPRLDGFTVLGLLRETKVRLPVIMVTARTSVRDTVAGLDGGADDYLAKPFRFEELLARIRIRLRNPLPGTLDHILKCGLLELDLHSRNAKLNGKEIELSSREFALAETFMRHPGQVLSREQLLSRVWGYDYDGTSNVVDVYVLYLRKKLGADRLATVRGTGYRLVEI; encoded by the coding sequence ATGAGCCGGATCTTGATAGCCGAGGACGAAGCGCGGATCTCTACGTTCATGGAGAAGGGCCTCCGCGCAGCCGGACACACACCCTCCGTGGTGGCTGACGGGATCACGGCTTTGGACTACGCCACGTCGGGCCAATTTGATTTGTTGATTCTCGACGCCGGACTTCCCCGCCTGGACGGATTTACCGTTCTGGGATTGCTGCGCGAGACCAAAGTCCGTCTTCCAGTGATTATGGTTACAGCCAGGACATCTGTTCGTGACACCGTTGCGGGCCTCGACGGCGGGGCAGACGACTATCTGGCCAAGCCTTTCCGATTCGAGGAGCTGCTTGCGCGGATACGGATCCGCCTCCGCAATCCCCTGCCCGGCACGTTGGACCACATACTGAAATGTGGTCTCCTCGAGCTGGACCTGCACTCCCGGAATGCAAAATTGAACGGCAAGGAAATAGAGCTGTCCTCCCGCGAGTTTGCGTTGGCGGAAACGTTCATGCGCCATCCCGGACAGGTACTGTCCCGGGAACAATTGCTCAGCCGCGTCTGGGGGTATGACTATGACGGAACGTCCAACGTGGTGGACGTCTACGTGTTGTATCTACGAAAGAAGCTAGGCGCGGACCGCCTGGCCACGGTCCGGGGCACGGGGTACCGGCTGGTGGAAATCTGA
- a CDS encoding dihydroorotase, giving the protein MTETATGTATGTYLIRGAAILGGDAEDLLIRDGVIAERGTGLSAEGATVIEAAGLVALPGMVDIHTHLREPGREDAETVETGTRAAALGGYTAVHAMANSNPVADTAGVVEQVHSLGRASGWVDVRPVGAVTVGLAGERLAELGAMADSRAQVRVFSDDGICVHDPVLMRRALEYVKAFDGVVAQHAQEPRLTAGAQMNEGTVSAVLGLAGWPAVAEESIIARDVLLAQHVGSRLHVCHVSTAGSVEIVRWAKERGINVTAEVTPHHLLLTDELVRSYDPVYKVNPPLRTDADVQALRAGLADGTIDVVGTDHAPHPSEHKECEWAQAAMGMTGLETALSVVQETMIETGLMTWADFARVTSTVPAAIGRVADQGRPLEVGEPANVILVDPAARWTVDPHKMATMGRNSPFAGRELPGAVIATFFKGHPTVLDGKLNTPYRYAADTAGAGSSN; this is encoded by the coding sequence ATGACCGAGACCGCAACAGGTACAGCAACCGGTACCTATCTGATCCGCGGCGCGGCCATCCTGGGTGGCGACGCCGAGGACCTGTTGATCCGCGACGGCGTCATCGCTGAGCGCGGCACCGGCCTGTCCGCAGAGGGCGCCACAGTGATCGAGGCCGCGGGCCTCGTGGCACTTCCCGGCATGGTCGACATCCACACCCACTTGCGCGAACCCGGTCGTGAAGACGCCGAAACCGTAGAAACGGGAACCCGTGCCGCAGCCCTTGGCGGCTACACGGCTGTGCACGCCATGGCCAACAGCAACCCGGTGGCGGACACCGCCGGCGTCGTCGAGCAGGTGCACAGCCTGGGCCGTGCCTCCGGCTGGGTGGACGTCCGCCCTGTGGGTGCCGTCACGGTTGGACTCGCCGGGGAACGGCTCGCCGAACTCGGCGCCATGGCCGACTCCCGTGCCCAGGTCCGCGTCTTCTCCGACGACGGCATCTGCGTGCACGATCCGGTGCTGATGCGTCGTGCCCTGGAATACGTCAAGGCGTTCGACGGCGTCGTTGCCCAGCACGCGCAGGAACCGCGCCTTACCGCCGGCGCCCAGATGAACGAGGGCACCGTCTCCGCCGTTCTCGGCCTTGCCGGTTGGCCGGCGGTCGCCGAGGAGAGCATCATCGCCCGCGACGTGCTCCTGGCCCAGCACGTCGGCTCCCGCCTGCACGTCTGCCACGTATCGACCGCCGGCTCGGTGGAGATCGTCCGCTGGGCCAAGGAACGTGGAATCAACGTCACCGCTGAGGTCACGCCCCACCACTTGTTGCTCACCGATGAGCTGGTCCGCAGCTATGACCCCGTCTACAAGGTCAACCCGCCGCTTCGTACCGACGCGGATGTCCAGGCACTCCGCGCCGGGCTCGCCGACGGCACCATCGACGTCGTAGGCACGGACCACGCCCCGCATCCGAGCGAGCACAAGGAATGTGAGTGGGCCCAGGCGGCGATGGGCATGACGGGCCTGGAAACAGCCCTGTCGGTAGTCCAGGAAACCATGATCGAGACAGGGCTCATGACGTGGGCCGACTTCGCCCGCGTCACGTCCACAGTGCCCGCGGCCATTGGCCGGGTGGCAGATCAGGGACGCCCGCTTGAGGTCGGCGAGCCTGCCAATGTGATCCTCGTGGACCCGGCTGCCCGATGGACTGTGGATCCGCATAAGATGGCGACCATGGGCCGGAACTCACCCTTTGCGGGCAGGGAGTTGCCGGGCGCCGTCATCGCGACTTTCTTCAAGGGCCACCCGACCGTACTGGACGGCAAGCTCAATACGCCGTACCGCTACGCAGCGGATACCGCCGGCGCAGGCAGCAGCAACTGA